A genomic region of Deinococcus sp. KSM4-11 contains the following coding sequences:
- the rpsP gene encoding 30S ribosomal protein S16 translates to MVKIRLSRFGSAHNPHYRIVVADARRPRDGGYIENLGHYDPRKTSENHVKIDVERATHWIAQGAQPTQTAKRVLKSQGVKF, encoded by the coding sequence ATGGTCAAGATCCGCCTGTCCCGTTTCGGTTCCGCGCACAACCCCCACTACCGTATCGTCGTCGCCGATGCGCGCCGTCCCCGTGACGGTGGCTACATCGAGAACCTCGGCCACTACGACCCCCGCAAGACCAGCGAGAACCACGTCAAGATCGACGTCGAACGCGCCACCCACTGGATCGCGCAGGGCGCCCAGCCCACCCAGACCGCCAAGCGCGTGCTCAAGAGCCAGGGCGTCAAGTTCTAA
- a CDS encoding peptidoglycan bridge formation glycyltransferase FemA/FemB family protein, giving the protein MRLTLVPTSDPRVYDDVVAHLPITSALQGWGYGEARRALGQQPMRYLIQDAGRTVGAVQLLRKRLVPGLSILYAPRGPALDRLDLLPEVARAIRTVARPTDALLKIEPPVPLPATEGAVIPDAYGPFRRAETEQPEHTIIADLGRSEDEMFAGLNQMARRNVRTAQKLGVTAGRDDDFDAFWEIFTATNERAKLGAFPRKYYETMLREGNAHGGEAYLVLSRYQGRALAGGFFLAMGKGTSYLFGGSIRDDRVDDAGQPLKDSKAPDAFYWQAMLDAKRRGYDLFDFWGIPRELDEKKHSYGVFKMKLKFSEQRVWYPAYDLPLNPAAPAIVKALRWRKTQNNLRKRGSADDVL; this is encoded by the coding sequence GTGCGTCTGACCCTCGTTCCCACCAGCGATCCGCGCGTCTACGACGACGTGGTCGCCCACCTGCCCATCACCAGCGCCCTCCAGGGCTGGGGGTATGGCGAGGCTCGCCGCGCGCTGGGGCAGCAGCCCATGCGCTACCTGATCCAGGACGCCGGGCGCACGGTCGGGGCCGTGCAGCTGCTCCGCAAACGTCTCGTGCCGGGCCTGAGCATTCTGTACGCGCCACGCGGGCCCGCCCTCGACAGGCTCGATCTGCTGCCCGAGGTCGCGCGGGCGATCCGCACCGTGGCCCGACCGACCGACGCGCTGCTGAAGATCGAGCCGCCCGTGCCGCTGCCCGCCACCGAGGGGGCGGTGATCCCCGACGCCTACGGCCCGTTCCGCCGCGCGGAGACCGAGCAGCCCGAGCACACCATCATCGCCGACCTGGGCCGCAGCGAGGACGAGATGTTCGCGGGACTGAACCAGATGGCCCGCCGCAACGTCCGCACCGCCCAGAAGCTGGGCGTCACCGCGGGCCGCGACGACGACTTCGACGCCTTCTGGGAGATCTTCACCGCCACCAACGAGCGCGCGAAACTCGGGGCGTTTCCCCGCAAGTACTACGAGACCATGCTGCGCGAGGGGAACGCCCACGGTGGCGAGGCGTACCTGGTGCTCTCGCGCTACCAGGGCCGGGCGCTGGCTGGCGGCTTCTTCCTCGCCATGGGCAAGGGCACGTCCTACCTGTTCGGCGGCAGCATCCGCGACGACCGCGTGGACGACGCCGGGCAGCCTCTGAAAGACAGCAAGGCCCCGGACGCGTTCTACTGGCAAGCCATGCTGGACGCCAAACGGCGCGGGTACGACCTGTTCGACTTCTGGGGGATTCCCCGCGAACTCGACGAGAAGAAGCACTCGTACGGCGTGTTCAAGATGAAACTCAAGTTCAGCGAGCAGCGCGTGTGGTACCCCGCGTACGACCTGCCCCTGAACCCGGCGGCGCCCGCCATCGTGAAGGCGCTGCGCTGGCGCAAGACGCAGAACAACCTCCGCAAACGCGGCAGCGCCGACGACGTGCTGTAA
- a CDS encoding KH domain-containing protein, which translates to MKTDPVDLTLFLAQSVVDQPPLVRVSRRGPTVIVRVAPGEEGRLIGRQGRVIQAIRTLVRAASDPRERVNVDLDAPRKQ; encoded by the coding sequence ATGAAGACCGATCCCGTTGACCTGACCCTGTTCCTGGCCCAGAGCGTGGTGGATCAACCGCCGCTGGTGCGCGTCTCGCGGCGGGGGCCGACGGTGATCGTGCGGGTCGCCCCGGGCGAGGAAGGCCGCCTGATCGGCCGTCAGGGGCGCGTGATCCAGGCGATCCGGACGCTGGTGCGCGCGGCGAGCGATCCGCGCGAGCGCGTGAACGTCGACCTGGACGCCCCCCGCAAGCAGTGA
- a CDS encoding LON peptidase substrate-binding domain-containing protein — protein MTDRMPVPLFPLPNLVLFPGVALPLYVFEERYRALLRDVQASGEPFGIVRVLESSQESAKPFQERVSRVGTLAHLRQAQLHDDGTSTILVVGGERFEVQEFHLDQPYLSADVRLWPLDDSGVGAEAEHASARQVLAALLRLRPADSEEIRQGAPDDPLLMASFAANVLPLDGEQREEILRAPTVIDRLELLLGMVPSSAKTLN, from the coding sequence ATGACCGACAGGATGCCCGTGCCCCTCTTTCCCCTGCCCAACCTGGTGCTGTTCCCCGGCGTGGCCCTCCCGCTGTACGTCTTCGAGGAACGGTACCGTGCGCTGCTGCGGGACGTGCAGGCCTCGGGTGAGCCCTTCGGGATCGTGCGGGTGCTGGAATCCTCGCAGGAGTCCGCAAAACCATTCCAGGAACGCGTCTCGCGGGTGGGTACCCTCGCTCACCTGCGGCAGGCCCAGCTGCACGACGACGGCACCAGCACCATTCTGGTCGTGGGCGGCGAACGCTTCGAGGTTCAGGAGTTCCACCTCGATCAGCCATACCTGAGCGCGGACGTGCGTCTGTGGCCCCTGGACGACAGTGGCGTCGGGGCCGAGGCCGAACACGCGAGCGCCCGGCAGGTGCTCGCGGCCCTGCTCCGCCTGCGGCCCGCCGACAGCGAGGAGATCCGCCAGGGCGCACCGGACGACCCGCTGCTGATGGCGAGCTTTGCCGCGAACGTCCTCCCGCTGGACGGCGAGCAGCGCGAGGAGATCCTGCGGGCGCCCACCGTGATCGACCGGCTGGAACTGTTGCTCGGGATGGTGCCGAGTTCCGCGAAAACGCTGAACTGA
- the trmD gene encoding tRNA (guanosine(37)-N1)-methyltransferase TrmD → MLTFSFLTLFPELLVPFAQEAIVGKATARGQLSVNVVDMRAFSGNKHLKVDDTPYGGGAGMVIRADVTARALASLPPADEVILLTPAGEPFTQVVAEELAACTHLAVLCGRYEGFDARVETLVTRELSIGDFVMMGGEAAAACLLEAVARLVPGVIGDPDSHRADSFSSGLLDYPEYTRPPVWNEQDVPEVLRGGNHAAIAAWRRERALERTLRRRPDLLVNAELTPQDTVTLANLGATPEQLVGWKAPPAPPPRRTKRKKSVPDAEK, encoded by the coding sequence ATGCTGACCTTCTCGTTCCTGACGCTGTTTCCCGAACTGCTGGTTCCCTTCGCGCAGGAGGCCATCGTTGGGAAGGCCACGGCACGTGGCCAGCTGAGCGTGAACGTCGTGGACATGCGGGCATTTTCGGGCAACAAACACCTGAAGGTGGACGACACGCCGTATGGCGGCGGGGCCGGCATGGTCATCCGGGCCGACGTGACCGCGCGCGCCCTGGCGAGCCTGCCACCGGCGGACGAAGTCATTCTCCTGACTCCGGCCGGGGAACCATTCACGCAGGTGGTCGCGGAGGAACTGGCCGCCTGCACGCACCTGGCGGTGCTGTGTGGCCGCTACGAGGGCTTCGATGCGCGTGTGGAGACGCTGGTCACGCGTGAACTGAGCATCGGGGATTTCGTGATGATGGGCGGGGAGGCCGCCGCCGCCTGCCTCCTGGAGGCCGTGGCCCGGCTGGTGCCGGGCGTGATCGGCGACCCGGACTCGCACCGCGCGGACTCGTTCAGCTCCGGCCTGCTGGATTACCCGGAGTACACCCGCCCCCCGGTGTGGAACGAACAGGACGTGCCCGAAGTGCTGCGCGGCGGAAACCACGCGGCCATCGCGGCGTGGCGCCGGGAGCGAGCGCTGGAACGCACCCTGCGCCGCCGACCGGATCTGCTGGTCAACGCCGAGCTCACTCCACAGGACACCGTGACCCTGGCCAATCTGGGCGCCACGCCGGAACAGCTCGTGGGCTGGAAGGCCCCTCCAGCTCCGCCACCCCGCCGGACGAAACGGAAAAAAAGCGTTCCTGACGCTGAAAAGTAA
- a CDS encoding isocitrate/isopropylmalate dehydrogenase family protein produces the protein MATYRICLIEGDGIGHEVIPATRRVLDAAGFDAEYVHAEAGYEYFLDHGTSVPQATYDAVENTHATLFGAATSPTGEKPKGFAGAIRHLRQKYGLYANVRPTKTRPVPGAYENVDLVIVRENTQGLYVEQERRYGDVAIADTVITKDASDRIGKYAANLAMQRDKRLTVVHKANVLPVTQGLFLNTILDHCKTVDGLNTSTMIVDNAAMQLVRNPRQFDVMVMTNMFGDILSDLAAGLVGGLGIAASGNVGDKFGIFESVHGSAPDIAGQGVANPTASILAAVIMLDHIGDHATARRLDNAVNKVLAEGPRTRDLGGTAGTKEFTDAVIAAL, from the coding sequence ATGGCGACTTACCGCATCTGCTTGATCGAAGGGGACGGCATCGGCCACGAAGTCATTCCCGCCACCCGCCGCGTGCTGGACGCCGCCGGCTTCGACGCCGAGTACGTGCATGCCGAGGCCGGGTACGAGTACTTCCTCGACCACGGCACCAGCGTGCCGCAGGCCACCTACGACGCCGTGGAGAACACGCACGCCACGCTGTTCGGCGCGGCCACCAGTCCCACCGGCGAGAAGCCCAAGGGCTTCGCCGGGGCCATCCGGCACCTGCGCCAGAAGTACGGCCTGTACGCGAACGTTCGCCCCACCAAGACCCGCCCGGTGCCCGGCGCGTACGAGAACGTCGATCTGGTCATCGTGCGCGAGAACACGCAGGGGCTCTATGTCGAGCAGGAACGCCGCTACGGCGACGTCGCCATCGCCGACACCGTGATTACCAAGGACGCCAGCGATCGTATCGGGAAGTACGCCGCGAACCTCGCCATGCAGCGCGACAAGCGCCTGACCGTGGTGCACAAGGCGAACGTGCTGCCCGTCACGCAGGGGCTGTTCCTGAACACCATCCTCGACCACTGCAAGACCGTCGATGGCCTGAACACCAGCACCATGATCGTCGACAACGCCGCCATGCAGCTGGTGCGCAACCCCCGGCAGTTCGACGTGATGGTCATGACGAACATGTTCGGCGACATCCTCAGCGACCTCGCGGCCGGGCTGGTCGGCGGGCTGGGCATCGCCGCCAGCGGCAACGTGGGCGACAAGTTCGGCATCTTCGAATCGGTGCACGGCAGCGCCCCCGACATCGCCGGGCAGGGCGTCGCCAATCCCACCGCCAGTATCCTGGCCGCCGTGATCATGCTCGACCACATCGGCGACCACGCGACCGCCCGCCGCCTCGACAACGCCGTGAACAAGGTGCTCGCCGAAGGCCCCCGCACCCGCGACCTGGGCGGCACCGCCGGCACCAAGGAATTCACCGACGCCGTGATCGCCGCGCTGTAA
- a CDS encoding peptidylprolyl isomerase → MKQFLLTLALLGGVAVAQTTPATPPATTTPAPATPAAPAQDPATLVGKVGAEDITLGEFERAFRLAAARVVNAQGIPFQDSFLTEFASARPEFLKQYLHDRATYQLARVNTSADPAELDQQLEAARADFKSDEEFQTALTGTGYTDSQDLRTELERQAVVGGYLQTLKDRFTFGDAVVAGFYSLNKAKFTKAAEACVKHILVPTQAEAQTIVADLAAGADFAKVAAEKSQDPGSAPQGGDLGCFGPGQMVEAFDKASFSGPVGQVQTVQSQFGWHVLVVTKRTDAGVTPLADAAPVIRDQLGNEAAQRYLDTQIAKLKTESYPEVVTVAPSPDAPAPDAAPAPDAAPDAAPADPAAPPAP, encoded by the coding sequence GTGAAACAATTTCTGCTGACTCTCGCTCTGCTGGGCGGCGTTGCGGTCGCCCAGACGACCCCGGCGACGCCTCCAGCGACGACCACTCCCGCTCCCGCCACGCCGGCGGCGCCCGCTCAGGATCCCGCGACGCTGGTCGGGAAGGTCGGCGCGGAGGACATCACGCTCGGCGAGTTCGAACGCGCTTTCCGTCTGGCGGCCGCCCGCGTCGTGAATGCCCAGGGCATTCCCTTCCAGGACAGCTTCCTGACCGAGTTCGCCTCGGCCCGCCCGGAGTTCCTGAAGCAGTACTTGCACGACCGCGCCACGTACCAGCTGGCCCGTGTGAACACCAGCGCCGACCCGGCCGAACTGGATCAGCAGCTCGAGGCGGCCCGTGCGGACTTCAAGTCCGACGAGGAATTCCAGACGGCCCTGACCGGCACCGGGTACACTGATTCGCAGGACCTGCGGACGGAACTGGAACGGCAGGCCGTGGTGGGCGGGTACCTGCAGACGCTCAAGGATCGTTTTACCTTCGGGGACGCCGTGGTGGCCGGGTTCTACAGCCTGAACAAGGCGAAGTTCACGAAGGCGGCCGAGGCCTGCGTGAAGCACATTCTTGTGCCCACCCAGGCCGAAGCGCAGACCATCGTCGCGGATCTGGCGGCCGGCGCGGACTTCGCCAAGGTCGCGGCCGAGAAGAGCCAGGATCCGGGCAGCGCGCCGCAGGGCGGCGACCTGGGCTGCTTCGGTCCTGGTCAGATGGTGGAGGCCTTCGACAAGGCCAGCTTCAGCGGCCCGGTCGGCCAGGTGCAGACCGTGCAGTCCCAGTTCGGCTGGCACGTCCTGGTGGTCACGAAGCGCACCGATGCCGGCGTGACCCCGCTGGCGGACGCCGCGCCCGTGATCCGCGACCAGCTGGGCAACGAGGCCGCGCAGCGCTACCTGGACACACAGATCGCCAAGTTGAAGACCGAGTCGTACCCCGAAGTCGTGACGGTGGCGCCCAGCCCCGATGCCCCCGCGCCCGATGCCGCCCCGGCTCCAGACGCGGCCCCAGACGCAGCACCGGCCGATCCCGCCGCCCCGCCGGCTCCCTGA
- a CDS encoding ABC transporter permease translates to MMYHLRQALLAMRENLTATLATLVTMTLTLLMLGSVLLLTLNVNRTLAQLESQVEVAAFLAPGSDTAGLLKYAQALPQVSSATLVSSDQVLAEMTKDSPYTRDAAALVGNPFPDTLRLRVARVSDSRIVAAAVSALPGVEDVEYGAGYVDPTVKTLTAVRGVGYALVGLLLLGTLFNILNAVRVAMYARRNEIAVMRLLGATRAFIRMPHVIEGLMVGVLAAVIALALLTPGYLQLVARVHQLAPVFPVVTDQATLLPVLGGVGLLGILVGLLGSLFATQRYLQELE, encoded by the coding sequence GTGATGTACCACCTCAGGCAGGCGCTGCTGGCCATGCGGGAGAACCTCACGGCGACCCTGGCGACCCTGGTGACCATGACCCTGACCCTGCTGATGCTGGGCTCGGTGCTGCTGCTCACGCTGAACGTGAACCGGACGCTGGCGCAGCTGGAATCGCAGGTGGAGGTCGCGGCGTTCCTGGCGCCGGGTTCCGACACGGCCGGTCTGCTGAAATACGCGCAGGCGCTGCCGCAGGTGAGTTCCGCCACCCTGGTCTCCAGCGATCAGGTGCTGGCCGAGATGACCAAGGACTCCCCGTACACGCGGGACGCGGCGGCCCTGGTGGGCAATCCCTTCCCAGATACGCTGCGCCTGCGGGTGGCACGGGTCTCGGATTCCCGGATCGTGGCAGCGGCGGTGTCGGCCCTGCCGGGCGTGGAGGACGTCGAGTACGGGGCCGGGTACGTCGACCCGACGGTGAAGACCCTGACCGCCGTGCGCGGCGTGGGGTACGCGCTGGTGGGCCTGCTGCTGCTGGGCACGCTATTCAACATCCTGAACGCCGTGCGGGTGGCCATGTACGCGCGGCGCAACGAGATTGCCGTGATGCGCCTGCTGGGGGCGACGCGGGCGTTCATCCGCATGCCGCACGTGATCGAGGGCCTGATGGTGGGGGTGCTGGCGGCCGTGATCGCGCTGGCGCTGCTGACGCCCGGTTATTTGCAACTGGTGGCGCGGGTGCATCAGCTGGCGCCGGTGTTCCCGGTCGTGACGGATCAGGCGACCCTGCTCCCGGTGCTCGGCGGCGTGGGCCTGCTGGGCATCCTGGTGGGCCTGCTGGGGAGCCTGTTCGCCACGCAGCGCTACCTGCAGGAGCTGGAGTGA
- the ftsE gene encoding cell division ATP-binding protein FtsE — MIEFRHVSLEYPVTRTLALDDLNLHIGKGEFTYLVGHSGAGKSSFMNLVLKRALPSKGEVRVAGESLTRYRGRRTALLRRRMGTVFQENLLLSHLNAFDNVAFALRVTGVPQREWAQRVTLALRTVGLEHKKYALPLQLSQGEQQRVAIARAIVSNPPLLLADEPTGNLDPDNSREVLKVLQNVNLRGTTVVVATHARDLVETYRHRTLTLRKGRLVRDDPYGGYAL; from the coding sequence GTGATCGAATTCCGGCACGTTTCCCTGGAGTACCCTGTGACCCGCACCCTGGCCCTGGACGACCTGAACCTGCACATCGGCAAGGGCGAGTTCACGTACCTGGTCGGGCACTCGGGGGCCGGGAAGAGTTCCTTCATGAACCTGGTGCTCAAGCGGGCGCTCCCCAGCAAGGGAGAGGTTCGCGTGGCCGGGGAGTCCCTGACCCGCTACCGGGGCCGCCGCACCGCGCTGCTGCGTCGCCGCATGGGCACGGTGTTTCAGGAGAACCTGCTGCTCTCGCACCTGAACGCCTTCGACAACGTGGCCTTCGCGCTGCGCGTGACCGGGGTGCCGCAGCGCGAGTGGGCGCAGCGGGTCACGCTGGCGCTGCGCACGGTGGGCCTGGAGCACAAGAAGTACGCCCTGCCGCTGCAACTGTCGCAGGGGGAGCAGCAGCGCGTGGCGATCGCGCGGGCCATCGTGTCGAACCCGCCGCTGCTGCTGGCCGACGAGCCGACCGGGAACCTCGACCCGGACAACAGCCGCGAGGTGCTGAAGGTGCTGCAGAACGTGAACCTGCGCGGCACGACCGTCGTGGTGGCCACGCACGCCCGCGACCTGGTGGAAACGTACCGTCACCGCACCCTGACGCTGCGCAAGGGCCGCCTGGTGCGGGATGACCCGTACGGCGGGTACGCGCTGTGA
- a CDS encoding murein hydrolase activator EnvC, whose protein sequence is MSQAVAALRGMILGRPGRVWALAALLATAAAQTTSERLQQLQQQLQDQQQLSTQQAAQLGKLRANIANLSAQQKATLARLEALAANVGSLEQQVVTLNARVALAERALADTTSQLAVTQARVDRLKGDVREILTTLYRDRSGRYLQLLSQSSSLSDLLIRVKYANLAGQYNVKVIETLRGDVQVLQTQQAQQTQQAKDLRDVQAQRTAALARLREQRQQQQALLAQLRQSEQGQRTLAAQQQAERALTTNTINTLFTQVVAERARIEAERQARLAEERRRREEEARRIAAEQERARQEALRLARVRAEQERQRVAASQLAAQRQREQQLQQEQSALRARQDQVRAEQQQADVQLAPLPQTSGALAFPLPGGRVAAPYGTDGSPWVVLSGADASTATAARAGNVLAASLYGTLGYVIIVDHGSMLTAYMGLREPTVSVGDRVAQGTPLGSIGGSPVFGPGRMGFSVKRGDSYVNPGF, encoded by the coding sequence GTGAGCCAGGCCGTGGCCGCGCTGCGCGGGATGATCCTGGGACGACCCGGCCGCGTGTGGGCGCTGGCGGCGCTGCTCGCCACGGCGGCGGCGCAGACGACCAGTGAGCGGCTCCAGCAGCTTCAGCAGCAGCTTCAGGATCAGCAGCAGCTCAGCACACAGCAGGCCGCGCAACTCGGGAAACTCCGGGCGAACATCGCGAACCTCAGTGCCCAGCAGAAGGCGACCCTGGCCCGTCTGGAAGCCCTGGCGGCGAACGTCGGTTCGCTTGAGCAGCAGGTGGTGACCCTGAACGCCCGCGTCGCCCTGGCCGAGCGGGCGCTGGCCGACACGACCTCGCAACTGGCGGTCACGCAGGCCCGCGTCGATCGCCTGAAGGGCGACGTGCGCGAGATCCTGACCACGCTGTACCGCGACCGCAGTGGCCGGTACCTGCAACTGCTGTCGCAGTCGAGCAGCCTGTCGGATCTGCTGATCCGCGTGAAGTACGCGAACCTCGCCGGGCAGTACAACGTAAAGGTCATCGAGACGCTGCGCGGTGACGTGCAGGTGCTCCAGACCCAGCAGGCCCAGCAGACCCAGCAGGCGAAGGATCTGCGGGACGTTCAGGCCCAGCGCACGGCCGCCCTGGCCAGATTGCGCGAACAGCGTCAGCAGCAGCAGGCCCTTCTGGCGCAGCTGCGCCAGTCCGAACAGGGCCAGCGCACCCTGGCCGCGCAGCAGCAGGCTGAACGGGCCCTCACGACCAACACCATCAACACGCTGTTCACGCAGGTGGTCGCGGAACGCGCCCGGATCGAGGCCGAGCGGCAGGCCCGCCTGGCCGAGGAACGCCGCCGCCGCGAGGAGGAAGCCCGCCGGATCGCCGCCGAGCAGGAGCGGGCGCGGCAGGAGGCCCTGCGGCTGGCGCGCGTGCGGGCCGAGCAGGAACGCCAGCGGGTGGCGGCGTCGCAGCTCGCCGCGCAGCGGCAGCGGGAGCAGCAGCTTCAGCAGGAACAGTCGGCGTTGAGGGCCCGGCAGGATCAGGTGCGGGCCGAGCAGCAGCAGGCCGACGTCCAGCTCGCGCCGCTGCCACAGACCAGTGGAGCTCTGGCCTTCCCCCTGCCGGGTGGGCGGGTGGCCGCGCCGTACGGCACGGACGGGTCGCCATGGGTGGTCCTCAGCGGCGCGGACGCCTCGACGGCGACCGCCGCCCGCGCGGGCAATGTGCTGGCGGCCTCGCTGTACGGCACGCTGGGCTACGTGATCATCGTGGATCACGGCAGCATGCTCACCGCGTACATGGGCCTGCGGGAACCCACCGTGAGTGTCGGGGACCGGGTGGCGCAGGGCACGCCGCTGGGAAGTATCGGCGGCAGCCCGGTGTTCGGGCCGGGCCGCATGGGCTTCTCCGTGAAACGGGGCGACTCGTACGTCAACCCCGGCTTCTGA
- a CDS encoding S41 family peptidase has product MNAKRLTLILTAGAATAAVAYAQLGAYTQESLNSSATGRTFLEVLSDLNKYYLHPIDQEKLLRGAITGAIGSLDDQFTYYSEPADTAIDSENLNGEFYGIGVQLIAANSDGTGGKIDNVFRGGSAASAGVQIGDTFQKIGDEDVSTKKLNDIVRLVRGEKGTTVNVTFARDGKSYVVKMERQPVTIVSVEQTVLPGNIGYIALNTFYNAKVSEQFRAAVADMKKKNVKGLILDLRDNGGGLLNAGVDVADQFLQSGPVVSLRDRAGKTVVYGTAKPATTDYTGPLVVLVNKNSASASEVVSGALQDDARAKIIGEQTFGKGVAQTPIDGLPDGGKVAIVSNEWLTPKGRQIHKKGITPDVVVTDTRSTQPLNFTGGGLKAGDKVTLTVAGKPVTVTADKDGKFSYTGEAARPPRSAAQGEAVVDVNTDAILKAGLAQFK; this is encoded by the coding sequence GTGAATGCCAAACGCCTCACCCTGATCCTGACCGCCGGCGCGGCCACGGCCGCCGTTGCGTACGCCCAGCTCGGCGCCTACACTCAGGAATCCCTGAACTCCAGCGCCACCGGACGCACCTTTCTGGAAGTCCTGAGCGACCTGAACAAGTACTACCTGCATCCCATCGACCAGGAAAAGCTGCTGCGCGGCGCGATCACCGGCGCGATCGGCAGCCTGGACGACCAGTTCACGTACTACAGCGAACCGGCCGACACCGCCATCGACTCCGAGAATCTGAACGGCGAGTTCTACGGCATCGGCGTGCAGCTGATCGCCGCGAACTCCGACGGCACCGGCGGCAAGATCGACAATGTCTTCCGGGGCGGCTCGGCCGCCTCGGCGGGCGTACAGATCGGCGACACCTTCCAGAAGATCGGCGACGAAGACGTCAGCACGAAAAAACTCAACGACATCGTGCGCCTCGTTCGCGGGGAGAAGGGCACCACCGTGAACGTCACGTTCGCCCGCGACGGCAAATCCTACGTCGTGAAGATGGAACGCCAGCCCGTCACGATTGTCAGCGTCGAGCAGACGGTGCTGCCTGGGAACATCGGGTACATCGCGCTGAACACCTTCTACAACGCCAAGGTCAGCGAGCAGTTCCGCGCCGCCGTGGCCGACATGAAAAAGAAGAACGTCAAGGGCCTGATCCTCGACCTGCGCGACAACGGTGGCGGCCTGCTGAACGCCGGGGTGGACGTGGCCGATCAGTTCCTCCAGAGCGGCCCCGTGGTCTCCCTGCGCGACCGCGCGGGCAAGACCGTGGTGTACGGCACCGCCAAACCCGCGACCACCGACTACACCGGGCCGCTCGTGGTGCTCGTCAACAAGAACTCCGCCAGCGCCAGCGAGGTCGTGTCCGGTGCCCTCCAGGACGACGCCCGCGCCAAGATCATCGGCGAGCAGACCTTCGGCAAGGGGGTCGCCCAGACGCCGATCGACGGCCTGCCCGACGGCGGCAAGGTCGCCATCGTCTCGAACGAATGGCTCACGCCCAAGGGACGTCAGATTCACAAGAAGGGCATCACGCCCGATGTGGTTGTGACCGACACCCGCTCCACCCAGCCCCTGAACTTCACCGGCGGCGGCCTCAAGGCGGGCGATAAGGTCACGCTGACAGTGGCGGGCAAGCCCGTCACGGTAACCGCCGATAAGGACGGCAAGTTCAGCTACACCGGCGAGGCTGCCCGCCCGCCCCGCAGCGCCGCCCAGGGCGAAGCGGTCGTGGACGTGAACACCGATGCCATCCTCAAGGCCGGACTGGCCCAGTTCAAGTAA
- the rimM gene encoding ribosome maturation factor RimM (Essential for efficient processing of 16S rRNA): MTGATASDRTLLGHLLGPHGVQGGVKVYVLGDPGQFRALKRVYVDERGWLKIRRVDMLAPGVALQLAGITTREGAEALRGLNVYAADAELPAPEAGVYYYHELRGLTVSGADGTALGEVLDVQDMGPQDVLVVRHAGGEALVPLQAPYVVVNLSGRGRPESLTLTADTPDDLLDADEAAGEASSGT; encoded by the coding sequence ATGACGGGGGCCACGGCCAGCGACCGTACCCTGCTGGGGCATCTGCTGGGGCCGCATGGCGTGCAGGGCGGCGTGAAGGTGTACGTGCTAGGCGATCCGGGCCAGTTCAGGGCGCTGAAGCGTGTGTACGTCGATGAACGTGGCTGGCTGAAGATCCGGCGCGTGGACATGCTCGCGCCGGGCGTGGCCCTCCAGCTGGCCGGCATCACGACCCGCGAGGGAGCCGAGGCGCTGCGCGGCCTGAACGTGTATGCAGCCGACGCGGAACTGCCGGCCCCCGAGGCCGGCGTGTACTACTACCACGAGCTGCGCGGCCTGACCGTCTCCGGCGCCGACGGCACGGCCCTGGGCGAGGTGCTGGACGTGCAGGACATGGGGCCGCAGGACGTGCTGGTCGTCCGACATGCGGGCGGCGAGGCGCTGGTGCCCCTCCAGGCGCCGTACGTGGTCGTGAACCTGAGTGGGCGTGGACGGCCCGAGTCGCTGACCCTCACCGCCGACACACCGGACGATCTGCTCGACGCGGACGAGGCGGCCGGAGAAGCTTCGTCCGGGACGTAG